A stretch of DNA from Thermanaerosceptrum fracticalcis:
GATCTTCACATAGCCACTTTGGATAATGGCGCCCATTTAGTCATGGAAATGACGGTGGAAAAAGGACGGGGCTATAGGTCCGCTGAGAAAAACAAAAAAGAGGACCACGTGATCGGTGTGATTCCCATAGACTCCATTTTCTCTCCTGTGCGGAAAGTTAATTACAGTGTTTCAGATACCAGGGTTGGACAGATCACAGATTACGATAAACTCACCCTGGAAATTTGGACCAATGGTACTATTGCCCCTGATGAGGCTGTTAGTCTCTCCGCTAAAATCCTTAATGACCATCTTAAACTCTTTATTGGTCTTACGGAAAAGATCGGCGATGTGGAGATCATGGTGGAAAAAGAAGAGGAAGAGCGGGATAAGATTCTAGACATGAGTATTGAGGAATTAGACCTCTCCGTTCGTTCCTATAACTGCCTCAAACGTGCCGGCATCAATACCGTCGGCGAACTGATCATGAAAACAGAAGAAGACATGATGAAAGTCAGAAACCTGGGTAAGAAATCTTTAGAAGAAGTTGATGAAAAACTTGCCTCTTTAGGTCTTAGCTTGAGGAAGTCTGACGAGTAGGTTCAGTCTTGCTGTAAAGGAGGTTTGAATATGGCCTACAGAAAACTTGGACGCAATACGGGACAACGTCGTGCTCTTTTAAGAAGCATCGTAACCTCTCTTCTTAAAAACGGACGTATCCAGACTACAGAGTCGAAAGCCAAAGAGCTGACCAGTATTGCCGAGAAGATGGTTACGCTAGCCAAACAAGGTGATCTTCACGCCCGTCGTCAAGCGGCTGCCTACCTTTTGGACGAGAGCGTTGTAAAAGATTTATTTGATAACATTGGCAAGAAATATGCTGACCGCCAAGGGGGATATACCCGGATTATCAAAGTAGGGAACCGTCGCGGTGATGCAGCACCTGTGGTGATAGTAGAGTTAGTTTAGACGAGGTTAGTGACTTAAACCAGAGGTCAGGGAAACCGAAATGCTTAGCCCTTTTTGTGGTTAAGCTTTGGCTTTCCTGGCTTTTGTTTGCTTTGTCATAAAGACGGGGCAGGCAAAAGTCTAAGTGGAGGAGAGTTAGGCAGAGTGGTGAAAGAAATGATCGTCATTGAGAATTTAGTTCATAAATACCGGACACCCCAAAGTGGGGAGTTTGCCGCCTTAAAAGGGGTAAGCTTGCAAATTGCCAAAGGTGAATTCGTGGTGATTATTGGCCACAATGGTTCAGGCAAATCCACTTTGGCCAAACATTTAAACGCCCTGCTTTTACCCCATAGCGGGAGGGTCCTGGTGAATGGCATTGATACCCGGGAAAAAGAAAAGCTGTGGGAGATCAGACAGCAGGTGGGCATGGTTTTTCAGAATCCCGATAACCAGTTGATCGCCACCACGGTGGAAGAAGATGTGGCCTTTGGCCCGGAGAACTTAGGGATCCCTCCTGCCGAAATTCGCAGGCGTGTGGATGAAGCCATGAATAGTGTGGGAATGAGTCAATATAAGACCAAAGCACCTCATCTGCTCTCAGGTGGACAGAAACAGCGGGTAGCTATAGCCGGTATCGTGGCCATGCGTCCCCAGGTCCTCGTACTGGATGAACCTACGGCCATGCTGGATCCTGTTGGCCGGGCGGAGGTAATGGAAACTGTTTTTCGTCTCAACCGGGAAGAGGGTCTTACCGTAGTACACATTACCCATTTTATGGAGGAAGCCGCCCACGCTCACCGGGTTGTCGTTATGGAAGAGGGCCAGATCGTCATGGAAGGGAGTCCAAGGGAAATCTTCGCCCAGGTGGACAGACTAAAAGAACTGCGCCTGGATGTTCCCCCTATGACTGAACTCAGCGCAACATTAAGGAAAGAAGGGGTTAAAATATCTCCGGATATTTTAACTGTTGAGGAAATGGTGGTGGCCTTATGTCCATAACCCTCCATGAGGTATACCATACCTACCAGCCTAACACTCCTTTTGAATACCATGCCCTGAGAAATATTTCTTTAGAAATAAAAGAAGGGGAATTTGTCGGGATTATCGGACATACGGGTTCGGGTAAATCCACCCTTGTCCAGCACTTTAACGGTCTACTAAAGGCTACCCAGGGTCGAGTTTTAATAGATGGTGTGGATATTAGCGGCAAAGAGGTAAAACTCAAAGAAATTCGTCAAAAAGTAGGCCTGGTTTTTCAATATCCGGAACATCAACTTTTCGAAGAAACTGTAGCGGCTGACATTGCTTTTGGTCCCAAGAATTTAGGTTTATCACCTGATAAGATTGTCAAAAGAGTAAAGAAGGCCATGGCCATGGTCAAACTTGATTATGAACGCTACAAGGACAGTTCACCCTTTGTTTTAAGCGGCGGGGAAAAAAGAAGGGTAGCCATCGCCGGTGTACTGGCCATGGAACCCAAATACCTGGTTTTGGATGAGCCCACGGCAGGCCTGGATCCCAAAGGAAGGGACGAAATTCTGGCCCAGATTGCGGATTTGCACCGGGAAGCCGGGCTAACCGTTGTGCTGGTTTCCCATAGTATGGATGATGTAGCCCGCCTGGCCAGCCGGCTTATTGTCATGCACCAGGGGGAAGTTGTCTATAATAATCACCCGCGCCAGGTTTTCAGCGAAAATAACCGGCTTAAAAAGATTGGCTTAGATATACCGACGGTAACAAAACTGATGATAGCCTTAAAGGAAAAGGGCTGGCCGGTACGAACAGACATACTGACGATTGAGGAAGCCAAAGGGGAAATTCTTAAAGCGGTTAAGGGGGGGAAGCCTCATGCTTAAAGACATTACCATCGGTCAATATATACCGGGTAATTCCGCAATTCATCAATTAGACCCCCGGACTAAGATTATTACCCTTGTTCTCTATATGGTCGGTCTTTTTCTCGTTAACAATGTTACGGGATATGCTGTAGTTACAGGTTTTACCGCCCTTGTGATTTTACTTTCCGGCATCTCCCTGAAAATTATTTTGAAAGGATTAAAACCCCTTCTCTTTATTATAGTCTTAACCCTGGGCTTACACCTTTTTATGACTTCCGGAGAGATAATCTGGCAGTGGGGATTTTTGAAGATTACTTCCCAGGGGCTGCGCCAGGGTATTTTTATGGCACTGCGTCTTATTTTCCTTGTTACCATCACCTCTCTTTTAACCTTGACTACAACGCCCATTGCCCTTACGGACGGGATAGAGAAGGTATTAAAAGCATTGTTTATTCCGGCGGCCCACGAATTGGCCATGATGATGACTATTGCGCTCCGTTTTATTCCTACACTCATTGAGGAGACGGAAAAAATTATGAAAGCCCAGATGGCCAGGGGGGCGGATTTTGATACCGGGGGGTTATTAGCGAGGGCAAAGAGTTTAATTCCTCTTCTTGTTCCCCTGTTCTTAAGCTCTTTCCGGAGAGCCGATGAACTGGCCATGGCTATGGAAGCCAGGTGTTACCGGGGCGGCGAAAACCGGACACGTCTTAAACAACTATTGATGGGAACCAGGGATTATTTTGCTTTCGGGATAACCGGGCTCTTTTTAGCTATCACTATTGTAACCAGGTATATGGTGTAGACTTATGCGGAATATCAAGCTGGTTTTGGCTTATGACGGTACCAACTATCATGGTTTTCAGAAGCAAAACAATACCAGGCTCAAGACCATCCAGGGAACTTTGGAGGATGCTCTCCGGGTGCTGACCAAAGAAGAGGTAAAGGTTATAGGCTCAGGGAGGACCGATGCCGGTGTCCATGCCCAGGGCCAGGTTGTGAATTTCCTGAGTCATACTACCATTCCTCCGGAAAGGTTTCCCCTGGCGCTGAACTCCGTTCTCCCCTCCGATATTGTGGTTTGGGAAGCGGAAGACGTACCCCAAGAGTTTCACGCCCGCTTTGATGCCGTGAAAAAAACCTATCGCTATACAATTTATAACGACAGGCATCTTTCCCCCTTTTGGCGCTATTTCGCCTATCATGTGCCGGTACCCCTGGATATAGAGCGAATGTCCGTTGCTGCCCGGGAATTTCAAGGAACCCATGATTTTAGAGGTTTTTGTGCCAAAGACACGGCTGTAAAGGATTTTGTCAGGACCATCTATACCTGCCAGGTGGAAAAAGAGGGGCCTCTGGTCACTATTACTGTCACAGGTGATGGTTTCCTATATAATATGGTAAGAATCATGACAGGAACACTCATTGAGGTTGGGCTCGGCAAACGCCGGCCGGAAGAAATACCCGGTCTCCTTGCCGCCAAAGAGCGTAAGCTGGCCGGTGCAACGGTACCACCCCAGGGCTTATGTCTCTGGTCAGTGGAGTATAAAAATGGGAACTGATATATTTAAGGAAGAATATAGCTGCCTGCATGTATGAAAGAAAACTTGACACGGCAGGGCCCGTTGTATTAGAATGATTTCATGAGCATTTTTGCGTATTTTTGATTCCACTAGCCCCGGGATCAATGATATATAGCCAATTAGATTTTTAGGAGGGAACAGAATTGCGTACCTTCATGGCGAAGGCCCAGGATATTAAAAGAAAATGGTACATCATCGATGCTGCCGATAAGACCCTTGGTCGCCTGGCATCAGAAGCTGCCGCTATTTTACGTGGTAAACATAAACCCACCTTTACACCCCATGTGGATACCGGTGACCATGTGATTATTATTAATGCCGAAAAAGTACAGCTTACCGGTAAAAAACTGCACCAAAAACAATTAATCAGGCATTCCCGTTTCCCCGGTGGTCTGAAAACCATCGACTATGCTACACTTTTACAGACAAGACCTGAACTGGCCGTAGAGGCAGCCATTAAGGGAATGCTGCCCCATAACCGTTTAGGCGCTGCCATGTACCGGAAACTTAAAGTATACAGAGGACCACAACATCCCCATGAAGCTCAAAAACCCGAAGTTTGGGAATTACGGGGTTAAGGGAAGGGAGGAATAAATAGTGGCACAAGTACAATATGCCGGAACTGGACGACGTAAAACTTCTGTAGCTCGTGTACGTATTGTACCTGGTGAAGGTAAAGTCGTTATCAATAACAGACCTTTAACCGAATATTTCGGTAAGAAGACTTTAGAGATGATCGTTAAGCAGCCTTTAGTACTTACGAATACTGAAGGACGTTTTGATGTGCTGGCTAAAGTCATGGGCGGCGGTATCACTGGTCAAGCCGGTGCTGTACGTTTAGGTATTGCCCGTGCCCTTTTAAAGGCAGATGCAGGCTTAAGACCATTATTAAAGCGTGCTGGTTTCTTAACCCGTGACCCGCGCATGAAGGAGCGTAAGAAGTACGGCTTAAAAGGCGCTCGTCGTGCACCTCAATTCTCCAAGCGTTAATTATAAAAAAACACTCCCGTACGGGAGTGTTTTTTTTACGACCTCCGCTATCTGACATCTAACGCTAGTAACCAGTGACCAGTGAACCCCAGATCGTTAACCGTGATGACGTGAACCGTGAACCGTATTATAGTCGCACCCTGTGGCCTTAATCACGGTTAACTGTTAACGGTTAAAGTGGTACGAATAAAGTACTGCAAACTACCAACTATCAACTATCAACTATCAACTATCAACTAACAACTAACTGTCATACCCCGACCACTCCCTTAATATCATGGTAAAAGAACCTGGATAAAGGGGAGTAGGGAATGAGAATTATAGAGATCAAGAAACGCTATATTGTATGGGCTTTGTTAGTTGTTTTTGTTGCGGGCAGCCTTTTTAGGTTTGAACACTGGAGAAAGAGCCAGGAGGCTCAGGCTATCAGAGCCATGTCTTGGGTTGTGGCCAGCCGGGTAATCATTGTTGATCCCGGTCATGGAGGAGAAGACCCGGGTAAAGTGAGTCCCTCCGGGGTCTACGAAAAAGATATTAACTTAGCGGTAGCCAAAAAGCTTTTTACCATCCTCTCTCAAGGGGGCGCCACAGTGATTATGACCCGGGATAAAGATGCGGCTTTAAGCAACGGTCAGGATACTGTGCGCCAGAGAAAGAGAGCTGATCTTATCTCAAGGGTGGAATTAGCGGAAAAAGCCAATGCCGATATGTATATAGCCCTTCACTGTAATTCCTTTCCCTCGGGGCGCTGGTACGGGGCCCAGACTTTTTACAGTCCTTCTGTACCGGGCAGCAAGGAACTGGCTACCTTTATCCAGGAGGAACTGGTAGCTTTCCTAGGGAATACCACGCGTAAGCCTAAAGCCGACTCCTCTTCCCTCATCTTTAAAACAGCCAGGTTACCCATTGTCAATGTGGAGATGGGTTTCCTCTCCAATAAAGAGGAGGAGAAACTCTTACAGGACCCTGCATACCAGGATAAAATCGCCTGGTCCATATACGCCGGAGTAGTACGGTATTTGATGGAATACGGGGAACAATATAAACCGACGATGGAGTACATAGAGAAATGAAATAACAGCCAAAAGGCTGTTTATTTCATTTTTAAAAAAATTTTATTATGGTTAATAAATATAACATGAGGGGAATGAGGATTGGTGATAACAGCAAATAGCTACCCAATTGTCAACGGGACCTTTATTCAAGCAGACATGACTTTAAGCTGGGACAGGAAAACGTGGGAGAGTGAATTTCATTATCTCCATGAAGTAGGAATGCGATACCTTGTCCTGATGGGCATAACAAGTACCGCGGGGAATGTGACGAAAACCATTTATCCTTCTAAAATAACGGGTTTTCAGAAAACAGGACAAGTGGATGCTCTGGATTTATGTCTAAGTAGTGCCGAAGCGGCAGGTTTTAAAGTTTTTCTGGGGATTAACTTTAATCAAGAATGGTGGAAGAAAGGAGCCAGGGACCCCCAATGGCTTTATCGGCAAATGGACAGGGGTAATTTAATTGCGGATGAACTGTATGAATTGTATCATCATAAATATTCTGGGGCTTTTCATGGTTGGTACTGGGAGTATGAGGTAGACAATCTTAATTTCAAAACTGAAAAAGAATTAGCGGTTTTAGCCAAGGCCCTTAATATAACCCTCTTACACTTAAAAGAAGATAAAGAAAAGCTGCCCCTGTTGTTATCTCCTTTTATGAACAAGCGTTACTCCACTCCCGAAGAATATGGGGAGAACTGGGCCTTCGTTTTTAGCAATACTGAATTGGGACAAGGAGATATCTTTTGCCCTCAGGATTGTGTGGGCGGCGGGGGGTTGGAATTAGGAGACGTAACACGCTGGTTTACAGCCCTAAAAAAGGCTGTAGATACGAAACCTGGATTGCTATTCTGGGCTAATGTGGAATCTTTTGACCATAAAAACTGGGTGAGTGCACCTTTAAAACGTTTTATAAAGCAACTGGAGACTGTAAGCCCCCTGGTAGATAACTGTCTGACCTTTTCTTACAGTCATTACTACAGCCCTAATAATATCGATAAGGGTTTTCATGAGACTTATTTGGATTATGTAGAAAAGGGCAGCCTTGAAGGGGGGAAACCTGCTCCTCCCGGGGAGGTGAAAGCAAGAAAAGTTGGCAAGACGCAGTTTTTAATTAGCTGGGGGCCAGCCAGTGACGATTTTGGCATATGTGGTTATTTATTGTACCGTGATAAAAAATTAATCTTTTCTACCCAGGCACAGAGAAAATATGGAGGGGATCCCCAAGGGATAGTCATGAGCTATACCGATACAGCGTTTCCCTATTTAACATGGAAAAATCCCATCTATGAGGTAAGAGCTTTTGATTTCGCCGGAAATGTGTCTGACTCCGTAAAAGCTGTAAACGTTGTATAACGGCAAATAGAAGACAATCCAGGCAGTAATTACCAGAAATCAATGCTTCTGAGGAAAAGTAGTAAAAACTCCGGCAGGGAATACTGTAGATAAAAAATGGAGCAGGCAAATATGATAAAAAAAACGCTATTCATTAATACAGTGTTTTTGGCCGTCCAAACCCTAATCATAACAGGATTAGTATTAAGGAAGCAAACCCATTATGCTGTGGATACCGCAGTTGTCTTAGCTGCCTATTTGGCTTTTATCTATTTTGAAAAGAAAAAACAAATTCACATTGAAAATCATCTAAGAGTATTAGTGCTCTTGAGTCTTATTGGCCATAACTTAATCGGTGAATACTTCGGCGCTTACAAGGGGCAGTATTTTGATAAGGCTCTACACATGTTTGGTGCTTTCTCTTTTGCCCTCTTTGCTTATTCCTTCTTAAACAAGACCATATATCTTCCTGTTACCTCATCATTACAGGTAGTTATTTTTATTACCCTGTTAGGCATTGGTTTAGGTACTCTTTTCGAGATTCTTGAATTTGCTTTGGATAAAATGTTCCAAGTGCAAAAGCAAAATGGTTTAACAGATACCAACTTCGACCTTATTTCTGATACCCTTGGTGCGTTATTGGCCGGTTTTTATGGTGCACACAGGCAAATAAAAATCAAATGACCCCGGGAGGGGTCATTTGTATTATGGGGAGGAGAAAACACTGATGGATATTGGTATTAATGGTTTTACAAAGAAAATGAGACAAAATTTGAGAATATAGCAGGAAAATCGACTTTTTTGTCGAAAAATTATAAATGGTAAATCTTACTATGGGAGGATACATTACATGCAGATTCCATTTCTGTCATGGCTGTTACAGGGAGTGCCCGAATCAATTGCTATGGTTGCCTTTGTATTTGCCTTGGCAAGCCAGCCATTTACTCGTAAGATTATATTGATTGGTCTTCTATATGGAATAAGTGCCTATATTATCCGGTTTTTGCCTTTCACACCCGGGGTACATATGGTAATATTGGTATTTATTTTAGCCTTTTTGACAGCTAAATATGCCGATATAGAGTTTCGCAAAACTATATTATACAGTTTCCTCGCTTTTGTTTTACTTATGATTTATGAGATGTTTTTCTTCTGGTTACACAGTAGCTTAAATATAGTATCACCGGAAAAATTAAAGAACGATGTCATGCTAAGAACAATTACTGGGCTACCACAGGTAATTATGATGTTTATCACCGCTTGGGGTATAGGAAAAATACGTGCGAAATAGGATTAAGTTTAATGAAAAGGCTCCGATAATATTATTTAAGAAAAGTATGGTATTTTACTATACTTTTTCTTTATTTTGGAAGGAAAATGGAAAAATATATAGAATTAAGTAACCTAAAAGAGGGAATGGAGGAAAATATGTCTTACTCAGGGTTAAGTACACGCATCAGTTCATATTTAGCTCGAGAATTAAAATACTGCGAGGAAAAAAAGAAAATTTTGGCATATGCTGTGGAAAGTATATTAATAACAGTACTGGGTTTTGCCATTATTATGTTTATCGGTCTGTTACTAAGAGCGCCATATGAAACCTTTTTTGCAGCTGTGGCCGCTGGTACATTAAGAAAATTCAGCGGGGGAGCACACTTTTCTACACCTGCAAAATGCTTGCTTACCGGCGGTTTGGTCTACCCACTATTCGGATTGACAGTAAAAAATGTCTTACTGGATTATGTGAAAGAACCCATGTTTTTAACAGTTGTTTTAGCTGCAGCAGCTGTAAGCTTTTACATGGTTTTCAAATATGCTCCGGTGGATTCGGTGAACAAACCCATAGTCTCGCCAGAATTTCGAAAAAAATTATTTAGGGCCTCAATAATCACAGTGTTAGTGTTTTATGCAGTGGCATTTTTAAATTATCGTACAAGTTTAGGATTATCCATATTAGGGGGAATTTTTCTTCAGGCAGTTACCTTGCTGCCCCCCCTCAATGGGCAAAGGAGGTGAATATCATGGGTAAGATCAAAATGTTGTTGCTAACCCTTACATCCACACTGTTATTCTTAATTGCTACTGTTAGTAGCGCTTTTGCGTGTAGCGCATGGTACCATCAGCCCGAAACTCCCAAGAGCCTCATCAAGTAGTCTAAGAGGTGGGTTTACTCCACCTCCTTTCATTAGGAGAGGGTTTTGTTGAAGAGATTTGAAATTAACAGAAACGAAAAAATCGAGGAATACGTTTTTATTACCCAGGTGCTCTTTTATTTTTTAATGGGAATCTTAGTTATACGGGTGTTTCATATACCTTATGATACCCCTTTGCTTTGGAACGGAAACGGGTTGCTACTGCTTTTTGCCTTCTTAGGCGTGATTTTTATAAAGGCTATGCAAAGGGAAAAAAATATTGCCAGTAAAAAAATCGATTATCTTGTTAATGCCATATACCTCATTATGGGCTGTTATCTTTTAATCCATGAACGGGAAACATTTTTTAAAATACTTTTAGTCAGTAGTTATGCAGTTTCAGGATAATTTTTCCAATTCCATAACCTAAGTTCCAAAGAATGTGGCCAGAATTTATCAATAAGCCTTGAAAAACGCTGGGTTGCCGTGTCAAAATAGACTTGGATCAACTGCTCGCAACAGCGGATCCGACAACCGGCGTTGAAGAAGTACCTTATCACTTCGCAGAGGGAGGGGGCTTGTTCGGCGCCTTCTTTATTGCACTCCCAAGAGGCATAACAAAGAAGGGTCTTCGCTGTAAACAAGAGCTCCACATGTGCGAAATGAGCTGTTTCAGACTGAGCATAGCAAGATGTTAAACCAAGATTCTGTTTAGCGGTGCGGTAAAAAACTTCTATTCTCCATCGTTTAGCATAGGCAGTTGCAGCTTCTTCCGGCGTATCTACGCGATTGCTTATCAGGAGATACGCATCCTTGAAGGTTGCCGGGCATTCTTCCTCCGGAAGAACTATGCTGCCCTCGACAGCCTGCTTCTCATAAGTGGCTGCAATGGCAGCTATGGGTAAAAAACGTTGTCTAGTAATGGGTTTTCCCTTGCGTGTTAAGGTCTCATAGGGCATTTTGATGTAAATGTCCGGAATACTGAGAACCGATTCTTTGCCAAGGACCCGAAGCTGGGAATAAACTTCTCGCAGCAGTTGCTTCGGATTAAGTTTAATGTAGCGTTCCTTTCCTAGTACCGGGTCGTAGATTTTCCTGAATAGCGCCGTGTTACGTTTGGCTTTGGTAACCCAGTCAAAATTTTGACCCATCAGCCAGTTCAGGAACTTTTTACACAAAAACCAGCGATCCATGGCTACCCAGAGTCTGGCCTTGTTCAACTGACGCACCTCTGCGAGCATCTGTTTAGCAAGATCAAGCTTGGTTTGTTTTTCATTCTCCTGGCCATTTTTAACCCAGAAGCGCCACAGCATAGGATATTCGAGCCCATTCTTTAAGACAGCCAGGGTCGACACAAGATTAATGCACCATACATGGCACTTATCCGAACTGTCAAAGAGCCAACAGAGAAAGGGGATTTTTTTACCGTGAGGATGCTCAATTTTAGTATCGTCTAAGGCAATGATATCGCCGTCGGTCAGCCTGCTATCCGTGTTTTCTTGTAACCTGGCAAATCTGCCCAAAGAGAACCGGAGCCACTGAAAGGGCTTGGAGAGAAACCGGCTGAAGGCACTTTGAGAGATGATTTGCCCGGAAAGCAGTTGTTGTAAAAATGGAGCTTCCGTTGAAAACTTAGCATTTTGATTTGCAGAACTTGAATGATTAGCAAGGCCGCAGATGTAGGCAAAAGCCAGGAGCCACGCTGGAATTCCGGAGTGTTTGCGTATTCCGGACTGGGAAAACAGCAGAGACAGGTCAAACAAATCCCAAATTGTCTTGAGTACCGGGATTCCGGCACCTTGACCGTGATCCTTTTTTTCGAAAGTTGGTTTACACAGTTTCTTCATCAACATCACCCATATCGCTAGAGTGATGGTAAAAAATACCATCCAAAGCGATTATGGGGGCTTTTCGAAAAAGTCAAGACCTTTTTTGTCGAAAATTAGGATCTTTTTTAAAATATTTTTTGAGTTATTATTTTCTATTTATTTCCACCAACTGCATAACTCCTGTTTTAGTAATGCCTGTTATTGTCAGATCTATTCAAGCAGGGTTAAAGGAAGGTTTTCTATGGGCTTCAATTTCTACCCTTGGTTTATTAATAACTACCATTATTGATAGCTCCTATCTAGAAATTGATATTATGGTAACTGGTATCATCTGGCTCCTGGCCTGGCTTTTGGGGAAAATGTCCGATACTGAGACCCAGATCAGAGAGGAGTTGCAGAATCTGGCTTATCTGGATGGGCTTACAGGTATTTATAACCACCGCAGTTTTCATAGTATTTTAGATGAACAGCTTTTGCGCGCAAAAATCGAAAATAAGAGTCTCGCCCTGCTCATGCTGGATGTAGACTATTTTAAATATTATAATGACGCCTATGGACACCAAAAGGGTGATGAGGTTCTTCGCACTATAGCAAAATTGATTGAAGAGAATACAAAACATATAGGTTTCTGTGCCCGCTACGGCGGCGAGGAATTTTCCGTAATTATTCCCGATTGCAATAAGGAATGTGGTTTGGAAATAGGGGAACTTATTAGACAAGCCGTAGAGAAAACGGATTTTAAGGGAGCTAACATTTTACCGAAAGGGAGACTGACCGTTTCGGTGGGGGTTGTCTGTTTTCCGGAGAGCGCCGATTCCAAGGAACAGTTGATCCAAAAAGCCGATGAGGCCATGTATAAAGCCAAATATACCAGCAAAAACAAAGTGGAGCTTTATTATTCGGTCCTGGATGAAATGAGCCACTCCTTGCAGGATAAAGAAAAAGACCTGCTCAACTCCCTGCGTACCT
This window harbors:
- a CDS encoding DNA-directed RNA polymerase subunit alpha; amino-acid sequence: MIEIEKPKIECVEINDSKSYAKFVVEPLERGYGITLGNSLRRILLSSLPGAAVTSIKIEGVLHEFSTVPGVVEDVTDIILNLKSLSLKVHGDELQVIRIDAKGPGEVLASDIIRSSQVEVLNPDLHIATLDNGAHLVMEMTVEKGRGYRSAEKNKKEDHVIGVIPIDSIFSPVRKVNYSVSDTRVGQITDYDKLTLEIWTNGTIAPDEAVSLSAKILNDHLKLFIGLTEKIGDVEIMVEKEEEERDKILDMSIEELDLSVRSYNCLKRAGINTVGELIMKTEEDMMKVRNLGKKSLEEVDEKLASLGLSLRKSDE
- the rplQ gene encoding 50S ribosomal protein L17 gives rise to the protein MAYRKLGRNTGQRRALLRSIVTSLLKNGRIQTTESKAKELTSIAEKMVTLAKQGDLHARRQAAAYLLDESVVKDLFDNIGKKYADRQGGYTRIIKVGNRRGDAAPVVIVELV
- a CDS encoding energy-coupling factor transporter ATPase, which encodes MVKEMIVIENLVHKYRTPQSGEFAALKGVSLQIAKGEFVVIIGHNGSGKSTLAKHLNALLLPHSGRVLVNGIDTREKEKLWEIRQQVGMVFQNPDNQLIATTVEEDVAFGPENLGIPPAEIRRRVDEAMNSVGMSQYKTKAPHLLSGGQKQRVAIAGIVAMRPQVLVLDEPTAMLDPVGRAEVMETVFRLNREEGLTVVHITHFMEEAAHAHRVVVMEEGQIVMEGSPREIFAQVDRLKELRLDVPPMTELSATLRKEGVKISPDILTVEEMVVALCP
- a CDS encoding energy-coupling factor transporter ATPase; this encodes MSITLHEVYHTYQPNTPFEYHALRNISLEIKEGEFVGIIGHTGSGKSTLVQHFNGLLKATQGRVLIDGVDISGKEVKLKEIRQKVGLVFQYPEHQLFEETVAADIAFGPKNLGLSPDKIVKRVKKAMAMVKLDYERYKDSSPFVLSGGEKRRVAIAGVLAMEPKYLVLDEPTAGLDPKGRDEILAQIADLHREAGLTVVLVSHSMDDVARLASRLIVMHQGEVVYNNHPRQVFSENNRLKKIGLDIPTVTKLMIALKEKGWPVRTDILTIEEAKGEILKAVKGGKPHA
- a CDS encoding energy-coupling factor transporter transmembrane component T family protein, with the protein product MLKDITIGQYIPGNSAIHQLDPRTKIITLVLYMVGLFLVNNVTGYAVVTGFTALVILLSGISLKIILKGLKPLLFIIVLTLGLHLFMTSGEIIWQWGFLKITSQGLRQGIFMALRLIFLVTITSLLTLTTTPIALTDGIEKVLKALFIPAAHELAMMMTIALRFIPTLIEETEKIMKAQMARGADFDTGGLLARAKSLIPLLVPLFLSSFRRADELAMAMEARCYRGGENRTRLKQLLMGTRDYFAFGITGLFLAITIVTRYMV
- the truA gene encoding tRNA pseudouridine(38-40) synthase TruA, whose amino-acid sequence is MRNIKLVLAYDGTNYHGFQKQNNTRLKTIQGTLEDALRVLTKEEVKVIGSGRTDAGVHAQGQVVNFLSHTTIPPERFPLALNSVLPSDIVVWEAEDVPQEFHARFDAVKKTYRYTIYNDRHLSPFWRYFAYHVPVPLDIERMSVAAREFQGTHDFRGFCAKDTAVKDFVRTIYTCQVEKEGPLVTITVTGDGFLYNMVRIMTGTLIEVGLGKRRPEEIPGLLAAKERKLAGATVPPQGLCLWSVEYKNGN
- the rplM gene encoding 50S ribosomal protein L13, yielding MAKAQDIKRKWYIIDAADKTLGRLASEAAAILRGKHKPTFTPHVDTGDHVIIINAEKVQLTGKKLHQKQLIRHSRFPGGLKTIDYATLLQTRPELAVEAAIKGMLPHNRLGAAMYRKLKVYRGPQHPHEAQKPEVWELRG
- the rpsI gene encoding 30S ribosomal protein S9 — encoded protein: MAQVQYAGTGRRKTSVARVRIVPGEGKVVINNRPLTEYFGKKTLEMIVKQPLVLTNTEGRFDVLAKVMGGGITGQAGAVRLGIARALLKADAGLRPLLKRAGFLTRDPRMKERKKYGLKGARRAPQFSKR
- a CDS encoding N-acetylmuramoyl-L-alanine amidase codes for the protein MRIIEIKKRYIVWALLVVFVAGSLFRFEHWRKSQEAQAIRAMSWVVASRVIIVDPGHGGEDPGKVSPSGVYEKDINLAVAKKLFTILSQGGATVIMTRDKDAALSNGQDTVRQRKRADLISRVELAEKANADMYIALHCNSFPSGRWYGAQTFYSPSVPGSKELATFIQEELVAFLGNTTRKPKADSSSLIFKTARLPIVNVEMGFLSNKEEEKLLQDPAYQDKIAWSIYAGVVRYLMEYGEQYKPTMEYIEK
- a CDS encoding DUF4434 domain-containing protein; translated protein: MITANSYPIVNGTFIQADMTLSWDRKTWESEFHYLHEVGMRYLVLMGITSTAGNVTKTIYPSKITGFQKTGQVDALDLCLSSAEAAGFKVFLGINFNQEWWKKGARDPQWLYRQMDRGNLIADELYELYHHKYSGAFHGWYWEYEVDNLNFKTEKELAVLAKALNITLLHLKEDKEKLPLLLSPFMNKRYSTPEEYGENWAFVFSNTELGQGDIFCPQDCVGGGGLELGDVTRWFTALKKAVDTKPGLLFWANVESFDHKNWVSAPLKRFIKQLETVSPLVDNCLTFSYSHYYSPNNIDKGFHETYLDYVEKGSLEGGKPAPPGEVKARKVGKTQFLISWGPASDDFGICGYLLYRDKKLIFSTQAQRKYGGDPQGIVMSYTDTAFPYLTWKNPIYEVRAFDFAGNVSDSVKAVNVV